A window from Leptospira meyeri encodes these proteins:
- a CDS encoding MBOAT family O-acyltransferase, whose protein sequence is MLFNSIPFLIFFSVVYLLYWVIPKEVRKFFLLLAGICFYAYFSLALTVHFLIVIGINYLLYRKIKESPTKFWIGFTVAINLINLGFFKYIYFFSKVLADLTNYPFFKQVPDLIHIALPLAISFYTFQVIAAAVDTYRDSSKPLVRVEDYFLFVAFFPVLIAGPIMRMSDFFPNLDKLTPNKEKMYRASYLLMSGLVKKVLVADPMSLTISPVFGSPAEYDSFSLFIAGICYAIQVYSDFSGLTDMARSVALYLGFETPENFKAPFFSTSGRELWKRWHITLSFWLRDYIYFPLGGSRKGELRTYLNLIIIMTLGGFWHGADYTFICWGFYWGVILAGERYLEDNLGWKLTPQKNKFLMVIKALIVFVLFSISGLMFRSNNATNMVEHFHGIFTHFSHSLEVMFVGDSNEWLVSATSLLGSGSSFRFQHIENLERIFYTSIALLFFHHIQYVPEYWDRIRKHDVWLVPVLGIVTIFLLATLSQDGGEFIYYRF, encoded by the coding sequence ATGTTGTTCAATTCAATCCCATTTTTAATCTTTTTTTCCGTTGTTTATTTGCTCTATTGGGTCATCCCAAAAGAGGTTAGAAAGTTTTTCCTGTTACTTGCAGGAATCTGTTTTTATGCTTATTTTTCATTAGCACTAACAGTTCATTTTCTTATTGTCATTGGTATCAATTATCTTCTGTATCGTAAAATCAAGGAAAGTCCTACAAAGTTTTGGATTGGTTTTACAGTCGCAATCAATCTCATCAACTTAGGCTTTTTTAAATATATTTATTTTTTCAGTAAGGTTCTTGCTGATCTAACTAACTATCCGTTCTTTAAACAAGTACCTGATCTCATCCACATTGCTTTACCACTGGCAATCAGTTTTTATACATTTCAAGTGATTGCAGCTGCTGTAGACACTTACCGCGATTCATCGAAACCATTGGTTCGGGTAGAAGATTATTTCCTATTTGTGGCATTTTTTCCTGTTTTGATTGCAGGGCCTATTATGCGGATGTCTGATTTTTTTCCAAATCTGGACAAACTGACTCCTAATAAAGAAAAGATGTATCGTGCTTCTTATTTACTAATGTCTGGCCTTGTAAAAAAAGTTCTAGTGGCTGATCCTATGTCACTCACCATCTCGCCTGTGTTTGGTTCTCCTGCCGAGTATGATTCTTTTTCCTTGTTCATCGCCGGGATCTGTTATGCGATCCAAGTATACAGTGACTTTTCTGGACTCACCGACATGGCAAGATCTGTGGCTTTGTATTTGGGATTTGAAACACCAGAAAACTTTAAAGCACCTTTTTTCTCCACATCAGGAAGAGAACTTTGGAAACGTTGGCACATTACTCTTTCTTTTTGGTTAAGAGATTATATTTATTTCCCATTGGGTGGTTCACGTAAAGGGGAGCTTCGCACTTATTTAAACTTAATCATCATTATGACTCTCGGTGGTTTTTGGCATGGGGCCGATTATACTTTTATTTGTTGGGGATTTTATTGGGGTGTGATTCTTGCTGGAGAACGATATTTAGAAGATAATCTTGGTTGGAAATTGACTCCCCAAAAAAACAAATTTCTCATGGTAATCAAAGCATTGATTGTTTTTGTTTTGTTTTCTATTTCGGGACTAATGTTTCGTTCGAACAATGCAACTAATATGGTGGAACACTTCCACGGAATTTTTACTCACTTTTCCCATAGTTTAGAAGTTATGTTTGTTGGTGATTCGAATGAGTGGTTAGTTTCTGCAACTTCACTTTTAGGAAGTGGTTCTTCATTTCGATTCCAACATATTGAAAACCTAGAACGAATTTTTTATACTTCCATTGCTTTATTATTTTTTCATCACATCCAATATGTTCCAGAGTATTGGGATCGTATCCGCAAACATGATGTATGGCTTGTTCCCGTGCTTGGCATTGTCACTATCTTTCTCCTCGCTACTCTCTCTCAAGATGGCGGAGAATTTATTTATTATCGTTTTTAG
- a CDS encoding DUF1574 domain-containing protein codes for MDLIRNRYLFVPFLVVFLTFCLDKLLLLENVHTYFSKSLSDINYIQKHQLYEDLKVYLANKDRDKVLVYFGNSRALLFDNEYIHKKYPGWVMFNFSVPGGKPDYVLQWMEEFHKDNVKPDFFLFDHSVEMYNSSATLKVDETLTNGLNVSFVLKHFSLFSTDDISTLIAKRMFRAYQYRPKLEVILVRAKNKEAFLYPYRELRNSLMANLNKGKGSAMTPGTHQSVLPPELLKKSAIGDFHSYLVPFHFSDQVLNFTNQSLQLAKELGVPSAVIWVRLSLPYMDHIRNLKVSVGNGKEDTVYHDWYPRMIEYHKQNGVPFWNMNDDANYTCNNFSDAGHMSPTCYDEYTDFIFKNLIQSFVKGAR; via the coding sequence GTGGATTTAATTCGTAACAGATATTTGTTTGTCCCTTTTTTAGTTGTATTTCTTACTTTTTGTTTAGATAAATTATTACTTCTCGAAAACGTACATACTTATTTTTCAAAGTCACTTTCCGATATAAATTACATACAAAAACATCAGTTGTATGAGGATTTAAAAGTTTATTTAGCAAACAAAGATCGAGATAAAGTTTTGGTTTACTTTGGTAATTCCCGCGCCTTGTTGTTTGATAACGAATACATTCATAAAAAATATCCAGGTTGGGTAATGTTTAATTTTTCTGTCCCAGGTGGAAAACCTGATTATGTATTGCAATGGATGGAAGAGTTTCATAAAGACAATGTAAAACCTGATTTCTTTTTGTTCGATCATTCCGTCGAAATGTATAATTCTTCTGCTACATTAAAAGTAGATGAAACTTTGACAAATGGATTAAATGTATCTTTTGTATTGAAACACTTTTCATTATTTTCGACAGATGATATTTCAACTCTTATCGCCAAGAGAATGTTCCGTGCGTATCAATACCGACCTAAATTGGAAGTCATTCTGGTGCGTGCAAAAAACAAAGAAGCCTTTTTGTATCCTTACCGTGAATTACGTAATAGTTTGATGGCAAATTTGAATAAAGGAAAAGGGTCTGCGATGACTCCGGGAACTCACCAGTCAGTGCTTCCTCCCGAGTTATTAAAAAAATCTGCTATTGGGGATTTTCATTCCTATTTAGTACCATTTCATTTTTCAGATCAGGTTTTAAATTTTACAAACCAATCATTGCAGTTAGCAAAAGAACTTGGAGTTCCTTCGGCAGTCATTTGGGTTCGCTTGTCTTTGCCTTACATGGATCACATTCGCAATCTAAAAGTATCTGTAGGTAATGGAAAAGAGGACACTGTGTATCATGATTGGTATCCAAGAATGATCGAATACCATAAACAAAATGGAGTTCCGTTTTGGAATATGAATGATGATGCAAATTATACCTGCAACAATTTTAGTGATGCAGGCCATATGTCACCGACGTGCTATGATGAGTATACGGATTTTATTTTTAAGAATTTAATTCAATCCTTTGTAAAAGGAGCTCGATAG
- a CDS encoding NYN domain-containing protein, whose translation MPVNERILIDGMNLMYKFPDLAFCLGEYRLQDARDGLLTHLKRFYSEKKQTKVLVFFDGKKDFTSDCYSEEIGDFSLHYSHEKKADELIIGYLNLCPVPSQCLVVSSDKEIISFARRIRAKRMSSEEFYAEWLKRETEEDETEFNHLKEGLTPSSETDYWERQFLP comes from the coding sequence GTGCCCGTAAATGAGAGAATCCTGATCGACGGGATGAATCTAATGTATAAATTTCCTGATTTGGCTTTTTGTTTGGGGGAATACCGCTTACAAGATGCCCGGGATGGGTTACTTACCCATTTAAAACGATTCTATTCAGAAAAGAAACAAACGAAAGTTCTCGTCTTTTTTGATGGAAAGAAGGATTTTACATCCGATTGTTATTCAGAAGAAATAGGTGATTTTTCCCTTCATTACAGTCATGAAAAAAAAGCTGATGAACTCATCATTGGATACCTAAACTTATGTCCAGTACCTTCGCAATGTTTGGTGGTATCTTCCGATAAAGAGATCATTAGTTTTGCAAGAAGGATTCGAGCCAAACGAATGAGTTCGGAAGAATTTTATGCAGAGTGGCTGAAAAGGGAAACAGAAGAGGACGAAACGGAATTTAACCACCTGAAAGAAGGATTGACACCAAGTTCAGAAACCGATTACTGGGAGAGACAATTCCTTCCTTGA
- a CDS encoding SDR family NAD(P)-dependent oxidoreductase yields MGKKIIIVGASSGIGKAIAEAELNAGNSVVLLARREKPLESIAKKANSSKEKRAFPLPFDVTKFSTAEKTFGKAVSLLGGLDEVYFASGVMPEISPNEYNTTKDLEMLNVNTLGAIAFLNPAATYFTKQKSGKIVGISSIAGERGRKGNPVYNTSKAALNTYLEALRNRLSEFNVQVTTIKPGFVFTEMTKGLKLPEKGLLKAITAEEAAERIRKIVASGKDEAFVPGIWALVGLIIRNIPNFIFKKLSI; encoded by the coding sequence ATGGGGAAAAAAATAATCATCGTCGGTGCCTCGAGTGGGATCGGAAAAGCCATTGCAGAAGCAGAATTGAACGCAGGAAATTCCGTGGTCCTTTTGGCAAGAAGGGAAAAACCATTAGAGTCCATTGCTAAAAAAGCAAATTCATCCAAAGAAAAAAGGGCCTTTCCTTTGCCCTTTGATGTGACAAAATTTTCCACAGCAGAAAAAACATTTGGGAAAGCTGTCTCTCTCCTTGGGGGGTTGGACGAAGTGTATTTTGCTTCTGGAGTGATGCCCGAAATTTCTCCTAATGAATACAATACGACCAAGGACTTAGAAATGCTAAATGTAAACACCTTAGGTGCGATTGCTTTTCTAAATCCGGCTGCAACTTATTTTACCAAACAAAAGTCAGGGAAAATTGTCGGAATCTCTTCTATCGCAGGGGAACGTGGCCGAAAGGGAAATCCCGTTTACAATACATCCAAAGCTGCACTTAACACATATTTGGAAGCACTTCGCAATCGTTTGTCTGAATTCAATGTCCAAGTAACAACCATTAAACCAGGCTTTGTTTTTACTGAAATGACAAAGGGACTCAAACTCCCAGAAAAAGGATTACTAAAGGCGATCACTGCAGAAGAAGCCGCAGAAAGGATTCGCAAAATCGTTGCTAGTGGTAAAGATGAAGCATTTGTTCCAGGCATCTGGGCTCTGGTTGGTCTTATCATTCGCAACATTCCCAATTTTATTTTTAAAAAACTGAGTATATAA